The Pseudomonadota bacterium sequence GCCGAAACTCCTGCTCATCCAGCCGCCGGTTGAGGATTTCTACCAGACCGATATCAGGTTACAGCCCATCGGTCTGGCATATCTTAAAGCCGCGGTCAAAAAACATCTGCCCGAGTTTGAAGTTATTATCCGGGATTATCACCACGGCTGGGGCCGGAAGACGATTCCCCTGCCAAAGGAATTAGCCTATTTAAAGGAGTATTACGCCCAGGTGGATGCAAGCCCGTTTTCCACCTTCCACCAGTATTATCATTTCGGCGCGTCCTTTGAAGAAATTGCCCAAGACGTCAATGGGATCAATCCCGATATTGTCGGGATTTCCTCGCTGTTTTCGCCATACTACCGGGAAGTCCTGCGAACCGCCCGGGCAGTGAAAAACAGTTGCCCGCAGGCGACAGTCATTGTTGGCGGCTCCCATGTGTCCTGCGCCCCGGAGATGATGCTGGAAGACCCTGATATCGACTTTATTATCCGAGGCGAGGGGGAACGCCCCCTGGTTGAGTTTCTCAAGGCCTGGAAAGCCGGGGCAGGTTTTGAGTCGGTGCCCAATCTTGGATATAAAAAGGCAGGCAGGCTGATTCATAATCCAGTTAAAGACAATTATCCGTTAGCAGAGATACCTGCACCGGATCTTTCCGATTGCATCCCAGAAAAATATTTGTTTGAAGGGCGGCCCATATGCATGATTCTCACGTCGCGCGGCTGTCCGCATCAATGCTCATTCTGTTCGGTACATCGAACCTTTGGGAAAAGTTACCGGCGCAGGAATCCGGAGGCAGTGGTTGCGGAGATGGAACAGCGCTATGCGGCAGGATTTCGGGTTTTTGATTTTGAAGACGATAACCTGACCTTTGACCGCACCGGGATTCAAGAGCTCTGTCGATTGATTATGCAAACTTTCCCGGACCGGGATATCCAGCTTCTGGCCATGAACGGCATATCGTATAAGAATCTGGATGAAGAGACATTGCAGCTCATGCAGAGCGCCGGTTTCACCCATTTGAATCTGGCCCTGGTGAGCGCCGACCAGCGGATGCTTAATTCCCTGAATCGGCCTCACCGGGTTGCGCAATTCAGCGAGGTTGTGAGGATCGCCAGGGATCTCGGTTTTCAGATTACCGCCTACCAGATCCTGGGGCTGCCCGGCGAGACGCTTAGCGGGATGATCGACACCATGCAGTTGCTGGCAGGGGAACCGGTGCTCATCGGCGTGTCGATCTTCTATCTCACTCCGGGGTCGCCCATTGCCCAGTCATTTCCGGAAATGACCGAGGAAGATATCTTTCGCTCCCGCTCAACTGCCATGGCGATGGAAACAGAGCATTGCCAGCGTGGAGATCTGTTTACCCTTTTTATCATTGCGAGGATAATAAATTTTTTGAAAGGGGTGAAGATAGAGGGTCGCAGTGCGGGATTGCTGGAACTTCAAGCCGGAGGATTGAACGCTTCGGATAAATCACGATGGGGATTTGCTCTTTTATCGCGATTGTTGGAAGAGGAAACTCTGTATACGGAAAAGGGCAGGGAAGTAACTCAATTTGATGTGAAGCTGTTTCAAAAAATCTGGTTTGGCCTTACTCAAATTTGTACTCAAGAAGGGAAAGTGATTGTTCTCTCCAGGCAGGATGAATATGCACATTGATAAAGAACATCGTTAAGCCGTTCATTTAAGTTGAACCTTCATTCTCTTCCTGTCTCTGTTTTAAGAAGTGAGCCTCGTGCCCTGGCAAGTTCCGGATCCAGCCGTGCGGCCCGGGCGTGATGGTAGGCCGCCTCCTGCAAATTACCCTGAATTTTTAAAGCATTGGCCAGATTGTGATGGGCAAATGCGTATGCCGGGCTGATGCGCAATGCTTCCTTATAATGGTAAACCGCCTGGTCCAGATTGCCCTGAATCTTGAGGATGATTCCCAGGTTGTTATGGGCCCGGGCATTATACGGATCGTTTATCAGGAGGTTGCGGTATTGCGCGGCAGCATCTGAATATCGTCCCTGACGTTTTAAAACGACTCCAAGGCTTAAACGGGCATCAACATAGCCCGGTGCTATTTTTAAGGCTTCAGAAAAATGTTTTTCCGCTTCACTGAAGTTGCCTTCGTCAGCAAGGACAAGGCCGAGATTATTATGGGCGCGGAGGGAACTCGGGGCTTTTACGACACAATCTTTCCAGAAGGTTACTGCATCCTTCCACACGAAATTTCGCTGGTAGGTCCAAATGGAAAATACTATTGCCAAGATGAGGAGCATTGATATCGCCAGGGGTTTATGCCGGGGAAACTTCAGGATGA is a genomic window containing:
- a CDS encoding B12-binding domain-containing radical SAM protein, with amino-acid sequence PKLLLIQPPVEDFYQTDIRLQPIGLAYLKAAVKKHLPEFEVIIRDYHHGWGRKTIPLPKELAYLKEYYAQVDASPFSTFHQYYHFGASFEEIAQDVNGINPDIVGISSLFSPYYREVLRTARAVKNSCPQATVIVGGSHVSCAPEMMLEDPDIDFIIRGEGERPLVEFLKAWKAGAGFESVPNLGYKKAGRLIHNPVKDNYPLAEIPAPDLSDCIPEKYLFEGRPICMILTSRGCPHQCSFCSVHRTFGKSYRRRNPEAVVAEMEQRYAAGFRVFDFEDDNLTFDRTGIQELCRLIMQTFPDRDIQLLAMNGISYKNLDEETLQLMQSAGFTHLNLALVSADQRMLNSLNRPHRVAQFSEVVRIARDLGFQITAYQILGLPGETLSGMIDTMQLLAGEPVLIGVSIFYLTPGSPIAQSFPEMTEEDIFRSRSTAMAMETEHCQRGDLFTLFIIARIINFLKGVKIEGRSAGLLELQAGGLNASDKSRWGFALLSRLLEEETLYTEKGREVTQFDVKLFQKIWFGLTQICTQEGKVIVLSRQDEYAH